The Cyprinus carpio isolate SPL01 chromosome B22, ASM1834038v1, whole genome shotgun sequence genome contains the following window.
CAGGTTTCATATCAAGTGTTTTATTTGCAGCTACAACATGAGGATTTTGCAGCTTCATCTCTGTGAGTATTACAGCTTTTTATCTGCTTTCTGAACTTTATTTCAGTCAAAAGTTTAGACACACTAGATTTCTCTTGATAATTTTAATGTtgcatagaaatatatatatatatatatatatatttagaccaATGtattgatttcaaaatgttttattattattatttttattatttatttacttatttttcttgtttagaaTGAATCTGAGTCTTTggggttttttcttttcttttctttttcttgtaggTCTACTTATATGGTGTCAAGCAGCAGAGACTTTAACAGATCAGCTAATAAATTTGGGGCAAAATGTGACGATAAACTGTGATTTtgaaaatgaggtttattggTTTTTACTGAAACTTCCATATTCTTCAGTTATATTACGCTCTTTCTCAAGCCCAACTCCTTTTTATTACAATGAACATTACAGACAAAAATATTCAGTGACCTCTAAACATCTGGTCATTAATAATGTCACTACGGATGAGTTAGGAGTTTATTTCTGCATGAGCACAGACTCTAAAAGTCCACAGTTCAGCTATGGCACCAGACTGTACATCATTGGTAAGTGCACTATTGCTAATAATCCCAACTGTCAAAATAGTGACcgtcagtgttggggaaagttacttttacaagtaatgcattacaatattgagttttttgttgataaattaaataattaagttttttggttttttggagttttgttagttttgtttttttttttttatttttgaatgtgttgattgtttttaatataagaagttctatttatagcaaatcttaaagccctttcacatcgttattttaatttttagttactttcaggctgaaggaaaagcaaattcacatctgtacgattcaacactcttcagcaataataaaaaaactaaataaaaaaataaaacaaaataaagcacaattgttagtttatctaaagtcatttttgcttattagtatggttgaactggatcatcaaaggtcagcagcaaagacattagttaataaaattagattacaacattacaaaacgATTAGATTAGATAAATTTGTGTtagttaacatatttaattattgcaggtttgcgtcatattctgagtttgcatttcacggTTTTAATTCATTTGGTGAATCTGTTTTTTTGCAagtaggatgaattaatgcactttcacatttagtctagaactacatcatgttcacacagcgctcacaACACCTCTGTACTttcgatttctcccaatatggggacaggagacttgtcagtcaataaatgggaaaacaaagtaccagccattacttttttgaaaaagtaactcagatattttcttgtagattaaaagtaatgcgttactttactagttacgtgaaaaaagtaatctgattacgtaactcgcgttacttgtaatgcattacccccaacactggtgaccgtaaaaaatgttttcatttataaagctctaaaaaccttactgactgatgttatagtgcacttcctgcaaatattgaaaaaataaagggtcttaTTTAAATTtgtgcagtttcacatgattagtgcaaattgtcacatgaccagagctgCCTATTTCCTCtttgcaccttgagaagatgatggctgcatcaaagctccaaaactaaAGGCTTGTAAATTGTGTTAGTATAAATTTTTtacaaagatttttggtacacatgatctttagggtgtctagtaataatatatgcattcacatatatttagttttgttgaatgtggtcatagaatgagtaaacatgttgatggtcgCAATAGTGAATGGTAGGATAACAGTAAACTTAGGCATACAATATAAATCAGATTGCAGTTGCtagtgaaaatgacaataaaatgttgcaatgacaaaatattgcactaaataaaaaattcaaatgttacaaaaaatgtacaaTGATGATGTTGTAATACTCGtagcattaatataaaaatttgatgttatattttacaaaaaagtacaaattttgaaatgtgttgatggttggattttttttattttttaactaagtGTTCCTATCAATGTTTTACGCTtaatagtaaccctagaatgtgatcaaacagtttaaaatagctgagCTCAGATATCTAACCATTTTTGTGACTGCAGAAATGTTATTTCAGTACAAacattatcccaccggtcacatTTGTgaccaaacataaaacacattttttcacacacttttccaaaaaaataaaaaaaataattttgattatttcaaaggcttactaatgacacatcatttggatatcttcatgtctgggaaaaaaaatgggattaaatgggttaagCCATTCAGTACAGTGATTATTTAGAGATTGTTAACCGATTGTGATTTTATTCCTTCCTTACAGAACCAACTCCACCAACTGAGTGTCAGAATTATACACCAGCATTGGTAAAGTACACTGAGCAGAATCAGACGTCATGGCAGACTCTTACCCTCATATCTGGTCTGATAAATGCAGTTTTAGTCATTGTTGTCATAGGTGAGTTTTCATTAGTGAATGAAGCAACTCAATATTCCTTCGTTACTAAAGTGAGGTTTTGGaattagtaacagaggcttgggctcagctgttaaactgtcaaactttgatttgaatcCATGGCAGAAGGAAGTAGTTCACACAAAAGAGAGTTTGTAAAGACACTCCGTTGTTGTTTCTTATGTAATTACACACTTGTGCcgtcaaactgttgtataaacgcaaTATCATACGAGTAGCcatgagatatggctgtatatcagcatgcTGTAATTAACTACGGCCTACGGCTGAATCACAGctgtgctgatatacagccatatcgcattgctatatatatatacagctgtgctgatatacagccatatcgcaTTACTATTATAATACAGCCATATCgcattgctatatatatatatatatatatattgacattttgacattttctgaagattacatttaattacatttgttttaaaaaattaaaaactttaaaagaatgTTAGATGATGGTGAAGGCAatctaaatgtcaaaataaagaaatgctcAATTTATTAGcatcaaacataaaatatcagccgattataataaactaaaaaatctaTTATATCAGCCAATAACCCAATACATTCTTAAGGCAATTTGTaactatttaaaattttcacaagCTGGTGGCTaaattgtatgaatttgtacaatcccatttatatgtttatatacatacaATTAGTTTATGTCCCACTGATGGTTAGATTTAGATTACCtttatgcttacttttttttttttaaatcttttcttttttgtattaaattccTTTCTATATGAATCACAtgatacaaattcatacaaaatcctCCCTGTGAAATAGTTACGTTTTCTCATTAGATCGAG
Protein-coding sequences here:
- the LOC122141766 gene encoding uncharacterized protein LOC122141766, whose product is MRILQLHLCLLIWCQAAETLTDQLINLGQNVTINCDFENEVYWFLLKLPYSSVILRSFSSPTPFYYNEHYRQKYSVTSKHLVINNVTTDELGVYFCMSTDSKSPQFSYGTRLYIIEPTPPTECQNYTPALVKYTEQNQTSWQTLTLISGLINAVLVIVVIGQLKVCVCRNKRPAELSQQLHNTDLQPTQFIQQHVDPNQSQHAEEDSSLLYTNIHPAPVNSTYVALQLPKP